The following are encoded together in the Streptomyces flavofungini genome:
- a CDS encoding complex I subunit 1/NuoH family protein, producing MNDALDVTLRLLVVFVVFLTFPLIIGQTEHKVMAHMQGRLGPMYAGGFHGWAQLVADGVKFAQKEDVVPADADRRVFQLAPAVALLPYLLVLLAIPIGPGEGAVGQVIDAGVFFVLAVMGVGVLGSLMAGWASANKFSLLGGLRTAAQLLAYELPMLLAAASVAMAAGTVSLPGIVDAFEWWWLPWQIVGAIVFFVAGLAELQRPPFDMPVADSEIIFGAYTEYTGLRFALFLLAEYAGIVVLCGLTTVLFLGGWHGPWGADGLGWVWTLLKTAVLAFVVIWLRVTYPRLREDQLQKLAWVLLVPLALAQIALTGIVKVAIN from the coding sequence GTGAACGACGCCCTCGACGTCACGCTGCGACTCCTCGTCGTCTTCGTCGTCTTCCTGACGTTCCCCCTGATCATCGGGCAGACCGAACACAAGGTCATGGCCCACATGCAGGGCCGCCTCGGCCCCATGTACGCGGGCGGCTTCCACGGCTGGGCCCAACTCGTCGCCGACGGCGTCAAGTTCGCCCAGAAGGAAGACGTCGTCCCGGCCGACGCCGACCGCCGGGTCTTCCAGCTCGCCCCGGCCGTGGCCCTGCTGCCGTATCTGCTCGTGCTGCTCGCCATCCCGATCGGCCCCGGTGAGGGCGCCGTCGGGCAGGTCATCGACGCGGGCGTCTTCTTCGTGCTGGCCGTCATGGGCGTCGGTGTCCTCGGCTCCCTGATGGCGGGCTGGGCGTCGGCCAACAAGTTCTCCCTCCTCGGCGGCCTGCGCACCGCGGCCCAGCTCCTCGCGTACGAGCTGCCGATGCTGCTCGCCGCCGCGTCCGTGGCCATGGCCGCGGGCACGGTCTCGCTGCCCGGCATCGTGGACGCCTTCGAGTGGTGGTGGCTGCCCTGGCAGATCGTCGGCGCGATCGTCTTCTTCGTCGCCGGGCTCGCCGAACTCCAGCGCCCGCCCTTCGACATGCCGGTCGCCGACTCCGAGATCATCTTCGGCGCGTACACCGAGTACACGGGCCTGCGCTTCGCCCTCTTCCTGCTCGCCGAGTACGCCGGGATCGTCGTCCTGTGCGGCCTGACCACCGTCCTGTTCCTGGGCGGCTGGCACGGCCCGTGGGGCGCCGACGGGCTCGGCTGGGTGTGGACGCTCCTGAAGACCGCCGTCCTCGCGTTCGTCGTGATCTGGCTGCGCGTCACCTACCCCCGCCTCCGTGAGGACCAGCTCCAGAAGCTCGCCTGGGTCCTCCTCGTCCCGCTCGCCCTCGCGCAGATCGCGCTCACCGGAATCGTGAAGGTGGCGATCAACTGA